In Streptomyces camelliae, the sequence CTACGTCTGGCTGTCGCGCCTGGACGTGCCCGCGGTGGTGATGGAGCGCAGGCCGCGGCGCGGCAGCGCGCTGCACGCCATGGACACCGTCTGTACGGACCACTGGTACGGCGTCCATCTTGCCGTCGAGCACCTCACGGCACTGGGTCACCGGCGCATCGTCCTCGCCGCACGCGACGACAGCCCGACGGCGCGTGCCGTCCGTGCCGCGTTCACCGAGATCGCGGCGGACCACCCGGACGTCGACAAATGGGCCGTGGCGCTCAGTTCGCCCGGCGCGGTGCCCGACCGGGCGGCGACTGCGCAGACGCCGGTCGAGCTGCCCTCGCTGATGGCCGGGCTGGGCGCCACGGCCGCCGTGCTGCACGGCGACGTGGACGCCCTGATGCTGGTGCAGTCGCTGCGCGACAACGGCGTGCGGGTTCCGGAGGACTGCTCCGTGATCGCGTACGACGACGTCGTCGCGGCACTCGGCAGCACGCCGCTGACCGCCGTGTCCCCGCCGAAGGCGGACGTCGGCCGTGCGGCCGCGGAACTGCTGCTGCGCCGGCTCGACCCGCGGGATCCCGGCGGGGCCACGGCACCCGTGCGGCGGTTGGAGCTGCTGCCGGTGCTGAAGATCCGCGGTTCGACACAGGCGGCGGACACGCTGCCGGTCTCGGACTCAACTTCCGTATCGTTATGAGCGTTTGACCGTTTTGTTTTCTTCTGAACGATCTATTGACCAGGTTCATTCAGTCGATCAGTATTCCCGTGACTCGCACCCATGAGAGCCGCAGGAGCCGCGGGAGGCACCCATGCCTGGTCGACAGAGCCGTCGATCCGTGCTCGCCGCGATCACCGCGCTGCCGCTGTCCGGCGCCCTGAGCGCATGCAGCGGGAACGACAGTGCGTCCGTCCGATCCGGGAGCAGCAGCAAGTCCGGCACCAAAGGCACGACCACCATCACGTTCTGGTCCGCCCTGCGCGGCAGCCAGCAGGTGGTGGACGCGTTCAATAAGACGCATGACCACATCCAGGTCGACTTCGAGCAGATACCCTCCGGCACGCAGGGCGGGTATCTGAAGCTCAGCAACGCGGCGCGGGCCGGCAACGCCCCCGACGTCGCCACCATCGAGTACCCCCAGCTGCCGGGCTTCGCGATCGACGGCGTCGCCCGCGACATCACGCCGATGATCAGCGACGGCCTGCGGGCGAAGCTGCTGCCCCAGTCGCTGAGCCAGACGACGTTCGGCACGCGCACGTACAGCGTGCCGCTCGACATCGAGCCCATGGTGCTGCACTACCGCAAGGACCTGTTCGACAGGTTCGGCTTCGAGGTC encodes:
- a CDS encoding substrate-binding domain-containing protein, producing the protein MREPVDLRRQRIIAAVQSRGAIRVSDLAAELAVSVVTVRRDVEELAREGKLRRGHGVARPVLPEAERAAVPAPPSADGGPVAVVVPERHAYLYEALHGARSVFEEAGIRVVLHIAPAVPGAEQPLVERALADGARGLLIAPRWRSRTTEEADYVWLSRLDVPAVVMERRPRRGSALHAMDTVCTDHWYGVHLAVEHLTALGHRRIVLAARDDSPTARAVRAAFTEIAADHPDVDKWAVALSSPGAVPDRAATAQTPVELPSLMAGLGATAAVLHGDVDALMLVQSLRDNGVRVPEDCSVIAYDDVVAALGSTPLTAVSPPKADVGRAAAELLLRRLDPRDPGGATAPVRRLELLPVLKIRGSTQAADTLPVSDSTSVSL